The following proteins are encoded in a genomic region of Microtus ochrogaster isolate Prairie Vole_2 chromosome 5, MicOch1.0, whole genome shotgun sequence:
- the Wdr48 gene encoding WD repeat-containing protein 48 isoform X1, with protein sequence MGLLPAHLPLLSAAFLRSCRDPAAEATRRPRVSYVIRDEVEKYNRNGVNALQLDPALNRLFTAGRDSIIRIWSVNQHKQDPYIASMEHHTDWVNDVVLCCNGKTLISASSDTTVKVWNAHKGFCMSTLRTHKDYVKALAYAKDKELVASAGLDRQIFLWDVNTLTALTASNNTVTTSSLSGNKDSIYSLAMNQLGTIIVSGSTEKVLRVWDPRTCAKLMKLKGHTDNVKALLLNRDGTQCLSGSSDGTIRLWSLGQQRCIATYRVHDEGVWALQVNDAFTHVYSGGRDRKIYCTDLRNPDIRVLICEEKAPVLKMELDRSADPPPAVWVATTKSTVNKWTLKGIHNFRASGDYDNDCTNPITPLCTQPDQVIKGGASIIQCHILNDKRHILTKDTNNNVAYWDVLKACKVEDLGKVDFEDEIKKRFKMVYVPNWFSVDLKTGMLTITLDESDCFAAWVSAKDAGFSSPDGSDPKLNLGGLLLQALLEYWPRTHVTPMDEEENEVNHVSGEQESRVQKGNGYFQVPPHTPVIFGEAGGRTLFRLLCRDSGGETEAMLLNETVPQWVIDITVDKNMPKFNKIPFYLQPHASSGAKTLKKDRLSASDMLQVRKVMEHVYEKIINLDNESQTTSSSNNEKPEQEKEEDIAVLAEEKIELLCQDQVLDPNMDLRTVKHFIWKSGGDLTLHYRQKST encoded by the exons GTTTCCTATGTTATTCGAGATGAAGTGGAGAAGTACAATCGCAATGGAGTTAATGCCCTGCAGCTGGACCCAGCACTCAACAGGCTCTTCACCGCAGGGCGGGACTCCATCATCAGAATATGGAGTGTCAATCAGCACAAG CAAGATCCATACATAGCATCCATGGAGCACCACACCGACTGGGTGAATGATGTCGTGCTCTGTTGCAATGGGAAAACAT TAATATCTGCCTCCTCTGACACGACGGTCAAGGTGTGGAATGCACACAAAGGATTCTGCATGTCCACACTCAGGACACACAAG GACTATGTAAAGGCCTTAGCATATGCCAAGGATAAAGAGCTGGTAGCATCGGCTGGGTTGGACAGACAAATATTCCTTTGGGATGTGAATACTCTGACAGCATTGACTGCCTCAAATAACACTGTCACAA CTTCTTCATTAAGTGGGAACAAAGATTCCATTTATAGCCTGGCCATGAACCAGCTGGGAACAATCATTGTATCAGGGTCCACTGAAAAG GTTCTAAGAGTGTGGGATCCGAGAACCTGCGCAAAGCTCATGAAGCTGAAAGGGCACACGGACAACGTGAAGGCGCTGCTGCTGAACAGGGACGGCACGCAG TGCCTCTCTGGGAGTTCTGACGGGACAATTCGCCTGTGGTCCCTTGGCCAGCAGAGATGTATAGCAACATACCGAGTACACGATGAAGGCGTTTGGGCCCTCCAAGTCAACGATGCCTTCACACATGTGTACTCTGGAGGACGGGACAGGAAGATTTACTGCACAGACCTAAGAAACCCTGACATTCGGGTGCTGATTTGTGAAGAAAAGGCACCAGTTCTCAAG ATGGAGCTTGACAGATCAGCAGATCCCCCTCCTGCAGTCTGGGTTGCAACAACAAAGTCCACAGTAAACAAATGG ACACTGAAGGGAATTCATAATTTCCGAGCCTCTGGTGATTATGACAACGACTGTACAAATCCCATAACCCCCCTCTGCACACAGCCCGACCAGGTTATTAAAG gtgGCGCTAGTATCATTCAATGTCACATCCTTAATGATAAGAGACATATATTAACCAAAGATACAAATAACAACGTGGCATATTGGGACGTGTTGAAG GCGTGCAAAGTGGAAGATTTGGGCAAAGTGGACTTCGAAGACgaaattaagaaaagatttaaaatggtGTATGTTCCAAATTGGTTCTCAGTAGATCTGAAAACAGGG ATGCTGACGATTACTCTGGATGAAAGTGACTGCTTTGCTGCCTGGGTTTCTGCAAAAGACGCTGGCTTCAGCAGTCCCGACGGCTCAGACCCAAAAT TGAACTTAGGAGGACTCCTACTACAGGCACTTCTGGAGTACTGGCCGAGAACACATGTGACTCCCATGGacgaagaagaaaatgaagtcaacCACG TGAGCGGGGAGCAGGAAAGCAGAGTCCAGAAGGGAAATGGGTATTTCCAAGTGCCCCCTCACACCCCTGTGATCTTTGGCGAAGCTGGAGGTCGCACACTGTTCAG GCTGCTCTGCCGGGATTCCGGGGGCGAGACTGAGGCGATGCTTCTCAATGAGACAGTACCACAATGGGTAATTGACATCACTGTGGAT aaaaatatgcCCAAATTCAACAAAATTCCTTTCTACCTCCAACCTCATGCATCTTCAGgagcaaaaactttaaaaaa AGACAGACTCTCTGCCAGTGACATGCTGCAGGTCCGGAAGGTGATGGAGCATGTCTATGAGAAGATCATCAACCTGGACAACGAGTCTCAGACCACCAGCTCTTCTAATAACGAAAAGCCagagcaggagaaggaagaggatatTGCTGTGTTGGCAGAGGAAAAAATTGAACTTCTGTGCCAGGACCAG GTTTTGGACCCAAATATGGACCTTCGAACAGTAAAGCACTTCATATGGAAGAGTGGTGGAGACCTCACGCTCCATTACCGTCAGAAGTCCACGTGA
- the Wdr48 gene encoding WD repeat-containing protein 48 isoform X2, which yields MAAHHRQNTAGRRKVQVSYVIRDEVEKYNRNGVNALQLDPALNRLFTAGRDSIIRIWSVNQHKQDPYIASMEHHTDWVNDVVLCCNGKTLISASSDTTVKVWNAHKGFCMSTLRTHKDYVKALAYAKDKELVASAGLDRQIFLWDVNTLTALTASNNTVTTSSLSGNKDSIYSLAMNQLGTIIVSGSTEKVLRVWDPRTCAKLMKLKGHTDNVKALLLNRDGTQCLSGSSDGTIRLWSLGQQRCIATYRVHDEGVWALQVNDAFTHVYSGGRDRKIYCTDLRNPDIRVLICEEKAPVLKMELDRSADPPPAVWVATTKSTVNKWTLKGIHNFRASGDYDNDCTNPITPLCTQPDQVIKGGASIIQCHILNDKRHILTKDTNNNVAYWDVLKACKVEDLGKVDFEDEIKKRFKMVYVPNWFSVDLKTGMLTITLDESDCFAAWVSAKDAGFSSPDGSDPKLNLGGLLLQALLEYWPRTHVTPMDEEENEVNHVSGEQESRVQKGNGYFQVPPHTPVIFGEAGGRTLFRLLCRDSGGETEAMLLNETVPQWVIDITVDKNMPKFNKIPFYLQPHASSGAKTLKKDRLSASDMLQVRKVMEHVYEKIINLDNESQTTSSSNNEKPEQEKEEDIAVLAEEKIELLCQDQVLDPNMDLRTVKHFIWKSGGDLTLHYRQKST from the exons GTTTCCTATGTTATTCGAGATGAAGTGGAGAAGTACAATCGCAATGGAGTTAATGCCCTGCAGCTGGACCCAGCACTCAACAGGCTCTTCACCGCAGGGCGGGACTCCATCATCAGAATATGGAGTGTCAATCAGCACAAG CAAGATCCATACATAGCATCCATGGAGCACCACACCGACTGGGTGAATGATGTCGTGCTCTGTTGCAATGGGAAAACAT TAATATCTGCCTCCTCTGACACGACGGTCAAGGTGTGGAATGCACACAAAGGATTCTGCATGTCCACACTCAGGACACACAAG GACTATGTAAAGGCCTTAGCATATGCCAAGGATAAAGAGCTGGTAGCATCGGCTGGGTTGGACAGACAAATATTCCTTTGGGATGTGAATACTCTGACAGCATTGACTGCCTCAAATAACACTGTCACAA CTTCTTCATTAAGTGGGAACAAAGATTCCATTTATAGCCTGGCCATGAACCAGCTGGGAACAATCATTGTATCAGGGTCCACTGAAAAG GTTCTAAGAGTGTGGGATCCGAGAACCTGCGCAAAGCTCATGAAGCTGAAAGGGCACACGGACAACGTGAAGGCGCTGCTGCTGAACAGGGACGGCACGCAG TGCCTCTCTGGGAGTTCTGACGGGACAATTCGCCTGTGGTCCCTTGGCCAGCAGAGATGTATAGCAACATACCGAGTACACGATGAAGGCGTTTGGGCCCTCCAAGTCAACGATGCCTTCACACATGTGTACTCTGGAGGACGGGACAGGAAGATTTACTGCACAGACCTAAGAAACCCTGACATTCGGGTGCTGATTTGTGAAGAAAAGGCACCAGTTCTCAAG ATGGAGCTTGACAGATCAGCAGATCCCCCTCCTGCAGTCTGGGTTGCAACAACAAAGTCCACAGTAAACAAATGG ACACTGAAGGGAATTCATAATTTCCGAGCCTCTGGTGATTATGACAACGACTGTACAAATCCCATAACCCCCCTCTGCACACAGCCCGACCAGGTTATTAAAG gtgGCGCTAGTATCATTCAATGTCACATCCTTAATGATAAGAGACATATATTAACCAAAGATACAAATAACAACGTGGCATATTGGGACGTGTTGAAG GCGTGCAAAGTGGAAGATTTGGGCAAAGTGGACTTCGAAGACgaaattaagaaaagatttaaaatggtGTATGTTCCAAATTGGTTCTCAGTAGATCTGAAAACAGGG ATGCTGACGATTACTCTGGATGAAAGTGACTGCTTTGCTGCCTGGGTTTCTGCAAAAGACGCTGGCTTCAGCAGTCCCGACGGCTCAGACCCAAAAT TGAACTTAGGAGGACTCCTACTACAGGCACTTCTGGAGTACTGGCCGAGAACACATGTGACTCCCATGGacgaagaagaaaatgaagtcaacCACG TGAGCGGGGAGCAGGAAAGCAGAGTCCAGAAGGGAAATGGGTATTTCCAAGTGCCCCCTCACACCCCTGTGATCTTTGGCGAAGCTGGAGGTCGCACACTGTTCAG GCTGCTCTGCCGGGATTCCGGGGGCGAGACTGAGGCGATGCTTCTCAATGAGACAGTACCACAATGGGTAATTGACATCACTGTGGAT aaaaatatgcCCAAATTCAACAAAATTCCTTTCTACCTCCAACCTCATGCATCTTCAGgagcaaaaactttaaaaaa AGACAGACTCTCTGCCAGTGACATGCTGCAGGTCCGGAAGGTGATGGAGCATGTCTATGAGAAGATCATCAACCTGGACAACGAGTCTCAGACCACCAGCTCTTCTAATAACGAAAAGCCagagcaggagaaggaagaggatatTGCTGTGTTGGCAGAGGAAAAAATTGAACTTCTGTGCCAGGACCAG GTTTTGGACCCAAATATGGACCTTCGAACAGTAAAGCACTTCATATGGAAGAGTGGTGGAGACCTCACGCTCCATTACCGTCAGAAGTCCACGTGA
- the Wdr48 gene encoding WD repeat-containing protein 48 isoform X3, with the protein MNQLGTIIVSGSTEKVLRVWDPRTCAKLMKLKGHTDNVKALLLNRDGTQCLSGSSDGTIRLWSLGQQRCIATYRVHDEGVWALQVNDAFTHVYSGGRDRKIYCTDLRNPDIRVLICEEKAPVLKMELDRSADPPPAVWVATTKSTVNKWTLKGIHNFRASGDYDNDCTNPITPLCTQPDQVIKGGASIIQCHILNDKRHILTKDTNNNVAYWDVLKACKVEDLGKVDFEDEIKKRFKMVYVPNWFSVDLKTGMLTITLDESDCFAAWVSAKDAGFSSPDGSDPKLNLGGLLLQALLEYWPRTHVTPMDEEENEVNHVSGEQESRVQKGNGYFQVPPHTPVIFGEAGGRTLFRLLCRDSGGETEAMLLNETVPQWVIDITVDKNMPKFNKIPFYLQPHASSGAKTLKKDRLSASDMLQVRKVMEHVYEKIINLDNESQTTSSSNNEKPEQEKEEDIAVLAEEKIELLCQDQVLDPNMDLRTVKHFIWKSGGDLTLHYRQKST; encoded by the exons ATGAACCAGCTGGGAACAATCATTGTATCAGGGTCCACTGAAAAG GTTCTAAGAGTGTGGGATCCGAGAACCTGCGCAAAGCTCATGAAGCTGAAAGGGCACACGGACAACGTGAAGGCGCTGCTGCTGAACAGGGACGGCACGCAG TGCCTCTCTGGGAGTTCTGACGGGACAATTCGCCTGTGGTCCCTTGGCCAGCAGAGATGTATAGCAACATACCGAGTACACGATGAAGGCGTTTGGGCCCTCCAAGTCAACGATGCCTTCACACATGTGTACTCTGGAGGACGGGACAGGAAGATTTACTGCACAGACCTAAGAAACCCTGACATTCGGGTGCTGATTTGTGAAGAAAAGGCACCAGTTCTCAAG ATGGAGCTTGACAGATCAGCAGATCCCCCTCCTGCAGTCTGGGTTGCAACAACAAAGTCCACAGTAAACAAATGG ACACTGAAGGGAATTCATAATTTCCGAGCCTCTGGTGATTATGACAACGACTGTACAAATCCCATAACCCCCCTCTGCACACAGCCCGACCAGGTTATTAAAG gtgGCGCTAGTATCATTCAATGTCACATCCTTAATGATAAGAGACATATATTAACCAAAGATACAAATAACAACGTGGCATATTGGGACGTGTTGAAG GCGTGCAAAGTGGAAGATTTGGGCAAAGTGGACTTCGAAGACgaaattaagaaaagatttaaaatggtGTATGTTCCAAATTGGTTCTCAGTAGATCTGAAAACAGGG ATGCTGACGATTACTCTGGATGAAAGTGACTGCTTTGCTGCCTGGGTTTCTGCAAAAGACGCTGGCTTCAGCAGTCCCGACGGCTCAGACCCAAAAT TGAACTTAGGAGGACTCCTACTACAGGCACTTCTGGAGTACTGGCCGAGAACACATGTGACTCCCATGGacgaagaagaaaatgaagtcaacCACG TGAGCGGGGAGCAGGAAAGCAGAGTCCAGAAGGGAAATGGGTATTTCCAAGTGCCCCCTCACACCCCTGTGATCTTTGGCGAAGCTGGAGGTCGCACACTGTTCAG GCTGCTCTGCCGGGATTCCGGGGGCGAGACTGAGGCGATGCTTCTCAATGAGACAGTACCACAATGGGTAATTGACATCACTGTGGAT aaaaatatgcCCAAATTCAACAAAATTCCTTTCTACCTCCAACCTCATGCATCTTCAGgagcaaaaactttaaaaaa AGACAGACTCTCTGCCAGTGACATGCTGCAGGTCCGGAAGGTGATGGAGCATGTCTATGAGAAGATCATCAACCTGGACAACGAGTCTCAGACCACCAGCTCTTCTAATAACGAAAAGCCagagcaggagaaggaagaggatatTGCTGTGTTGGCAGAGGAAAAAATTGAACTTCTGTGCCAGGACCAG GTTTTGGACCCAAATATGGACCTTCGAACAGTAAAGCACTTCATATGGAAGAGTGGTGGAGACCTCACGCTCCATTACCGTCAGAAGTCCACGTGA